ACGCGCTTTCGCGTGCGTTCCCGTCAGAGTGGCTTCTCTACGTATCGCTTAATTGTTTCCCCCGCAATCAAGATCCAATGGAAATCGATGCGGTCGTGGTGACCGACGATCAGATCCTTCTGCTGGAGATAAAAGACTGGAACGGCAAGCTAACCTCTAAAGGCGACCGCTGGTTTCTCAATAAGGCGCCTCGCAAAAGATCCGCTGTCATCGTTAGCGAAGAGAAGGCAAGGAAGCTAAGATCGGTCATAAAAGGCGCTAGCAACCTAGCCGGCGCCTTTGCAGTTGAGGCCAGAGTCGTGTTTACCGGCACAGCCGACGCGTCGCATCTTCCAGCACAAGAACGTGCGCGCACCTTGACACTAACAGAAGCGTGCCTGATAGGTGATCCCTCGCAGCGATACAACTACATCCCCAGGGGTAGGATCCAGCTGACAAAGGCCCATCAGCTGGAAGCTGAATTTGAAAAGGTTTTCAACAATCCAAGGCTGTTCCAACGCTCGGAAATGGATTGGTCAGGCTACGCGGTCACAGAGAAGGACGTCTTCATACATCCGCGTGGAGTATGGCATGACCACTTTTCGCAGCGGAAAAGCGAGCCGCGCATCAAGGGGATGGTAAGAACGTGGTCGTTTGATCGACTTCCCGTTGGACTCAACAGCGGTGAAATGCGCAAGCTTGTGGCCCTTCGCGAGACCAACGTTTTCGGCTACCTTCAAGACATTCAGAGCGACCTCATCACTCGAAATCATGTGCTCAAGGAGGCAGTTGCACCTGACGACGAAATTTCGACTGATCACTTCGAGGTGCGTCATCTGGGCCCGGGATGGAGCCCATTGGATCGTTACCTAGTGCAACAAGGGGACGACCTCAGCCTCTCTGACCGTTTGGTCATCGTATCGAGCCTGCTAAATATTGTCGCCCATCTTCATCGCGACAACGTAACGCACCGCGACATTGGTCCCCGAGCCGTCTGGATTGGAAGTCACAGCGACCTCGCCCTGACCGGATTCATGTCGTGCCAGTTGCCGGACAAAAATTCCGTCATGGACTGGCTGGCGGACCTGCGTGGGTATGCGCCAGCTCTTCCAGAAGACGCGTCAGCCATTTCGAGCACTGGCCGTCAGAGGGATGTGTACGCGTGCACTTACCTCGCCGCTCAGATCCTCCTCGGAACGGCGCCGCCGACCGACCCCGAGCGAGTTGTCGCAGCGTTGCCGCCTGAGGCTTCAAATCTGGGCGACTGGTTTCGGCGTGGCATGGCGTCGAACCCGGCGCAGCGATTCATCGACGCAATCGAGCTTACGGATACCTTCTCTGCGATTGTCGAGGACCATACGCCAGATGGTTTCGACGCAGCCCTCTTAGACCGTTTCGAGTCACATGTTGTCCCATTTACCGCGTGGCCTCCGACTGGTCCTAGTACGACCCTCGGGCTGAAGAGTATCTACCCTCATGAAAAAGATGGGCAGATTCTCATTGTCAAGGTCTGGATGTCACTGGGCAGGAACCGCTCGCTGGCGAGTGATTCCGCCCTCCTCCGACTTCTGCAAAGCGTAGACCTACTTCGAAGTGCACCTATCAAGGGTCTGCCCAAGTTCATCGCTTACGGCCTCTCCCCCGTCGGTTTGTTCGTCGTCTACGAGCGGTCTGAAGGTGTACCGCTAGCGGCCCTCACCGAACTCCCCGAAAACGCATCATTGCCGCTCGCCCTGGAACTCCTGCGCGCAGTCTCCGCATTGCATGAGCTCGGTTGCGAGCATGGAGACATATCACCAGGCAATATGATGATCAACGTCGACACCGGTTCGGTGTGTCTGATCGACCCCTTCGACGTGTCGCCTGTAGGCAATGGCGCGGTACGCACGCCGACGATGTGCCCCACGAACTGGGAGCATCTGAATCAGGCTGCTATCGACCGGTACGCAGCGTTAAAAGTGACATGCATGCTACTCCTGCTCGATCCAGGAGAGCATGCAAAAAAACTGTTGAAAGACCTTGCAACCGAGCTAGACAAGCCGGTAATCGAGTCTCTGCAAGTTGCCATTTCGTCGCTTTCCAAAGCCATAGTGGCGGCGAGCGCACCTGCCGCTCGAGAGTTCATCCTGCGCTCGCCCGCACTGAATTACAGCTTCGGCAATGCAGACAAGATCTACGTACGACGCAAGGTCGGAGACTCCGGCCTCAGTACGTTCTTGTTAACCACACCTAGTGCTCAGCTGGTTCTGGACGGGGATGGCATCCTCCTGACACATCATCGGTTCAGGCAGACTCCCTTTACGGCTCTCGCCTACGAGTCAGCCTCCGGACATGGCGATCTGCCGTTTCGCGTAAGAGTCGAGCATGGCGTCGAATCCGGCTTTGAAGAACTTTATGCTTATCTATGCGGACATGAGCGCTTCGCTACTCCCAAAGGCGAACCTCAGCCGTCAGTTCGCCCCCCTCACTTCGATGTGATGTGGCACTGGATGAAACTCGTTGAGCTAGAGGAGGACGCCCGCGTCGAGATCGTTATCACGGAAATTCTGTCTGTGCGCGACCAAATGCTGGTGTGCACCTATGAAAATCTGGGAAAGGATTTCGATTTCGATGAGGAAGACATTATCGAGATCTACGCAGGCACTCGGCGGATTGGCCGCGTGGATCTTACGGCTAGCGCGCTGCCCGTGGCGATCGCCATTACTGATACTCGTGGCCGTATCTCTGAAGGAGACCGGCTCCGGCTCGCCGGGCGACGTGAGCAAACATCGATGGACCGACGTGCTCGAGCGGTACGTCGTATTCTGGACTATCGCTCAGTCGTTTCGAACCTGATCGACTACTTCGATCCACACCAACAGATCAGGCCGACGCCATATGATGTAAAACCAGAGACCGAAGACCTCAATACCTATCACCTTAACGATGGCCAAAAGCACGCCTTCCGCCAAGTTCTCGCGGCAGGCCCCGTAGGCCTATTGCAAGGACCGCCAGGGACCGGCAAGACTCGCTTTATCGCCTCGTTCGTGCACTGGCTACTAACCCGCGGAGGGTGCCAGCGAATCTTGATCGCGAGTCAGTCCCATGAAGCGGTCAACAATGCAATTGATTCTCTGTTGCGCTTGCATAAGGATCGTGGAACGCGCCCTAGCCTGCTACGTATCGGCTCAAAAGGTATAACTGAGCGAATTCGTCCGTACCATACGGCGGAGTTGCGCGAACGCTATCGAGTAAAATTCGAAGCTGCCGCGAAGTTCCGGTTCAGTCAGCTTTCGTCGAGTCTCGGAGTTGACCGAGCTTACTCATCAGACCTCTTTGATCTTGATAAACAGGTGGGCACCTTGGCCCGCCGCTGCGCGAGTATCCAGGAAGCCCTCAAGGATGATGAGACCCAACTGGCCATCGACCGCGAACGCAACCGCGTGCAACGATCACGTGTGGAAGACGCTTTTCGTTCTGCCTTCAGAGCATTCGCAGGACGGGAGCCTGATGTCAGTCAGGCCCTGCAAGAGTATGAGCAACTCGTTGAGAATCTCGCGGCAGAGCATTCGCTAATTTCACCCGCCGACGTCACGGCGGCCTGCAACGCATTGAAGCTCACCAACGACTGGCTACACTCGCTCGGATCGCCCGGTCGAAACTTTGAAGAGTTTCTTGCCAAGACTCGCAGCGTCGTAGCGGCAACTTGCGTCGGCGTTGGCCAGACGCGAATCCGGATCGATGCACAAGTCTTCGACTGGGTGATCGTCGATGAAGCCGCGCGCTGCACTCCCGGCGAACTGGCCGTACCGATTCAAATGGCGCGACGTGTCCTGCTCGTTGGAGACCACCTACAGTTGCGGCCGATGTTTGACCGGGAGATGCTGGAGGATCTGAGCGCATACAGCCCTGATGTCAAGCAGGAGGAACTGACGAGAAGCGACTTCGAGCGCGCGTTCACATCGGAATATGGATTGGAAGTCGGAGTCAGGCTTACCGAGCAGTATCGTATGGATCCGGCTATCTGCACGATGGTGTCGCGATGTTTTTACGAGGCGCATGACATCAGACTTGACACTTCCATTGATCGTCAGCCGACATTGAAACGTTCGGACATTGAAGCGCCATGGCTATCCACTCCAATGGTATGGATCGACACCCAGTCGCAGCAGGGGCACGAGGAGGTTCAACTCGAGGGCGATACAACTTATCACAACCCTGCCGAGGTAGACGCAGTCATGACCGTTCTGGAGCGTCTTTCTGAAGACAGGAAATTGATCGAAGCGTTAGCAAAATTGGACGATGAAACACCGATTGGTGTTATTTGTATGTACAGCGGTCAGAAACGTCAACTCGAATCTGCATGGTCGCGCCGACCCTTCGATCCAAAATTCAGGCGCCTCGTGCGCATCGACACTGTGGACTCCTACCAGGGCAAAGAAAACGCGATCGTCATCCTCTCGCTCGTCCGCAGCAATCAGAGCGGTTCTACCGGTCACGTGGGCAACGAGAACCGGTGCAATGTCGCCACCTCACGCGCGAAAGAACGCTTAATTATCGTGGGAAACGGCAAGATGTGGGGCAAACAAGTGTCCTCGCAATCACCAATGCGACTGGTCCTTGAGCACATGAACGAACATCCTTCATCTTCCAGGGTTCTGTCTGTTGAGGAGTTGTCGTGAACATGGCGACCACTGAGTCTTTCCAAACGAATACGTTCGGATTCAACCTGCCATGTCGCCAATTCGTCATTGCAGCGGAGCGAACACGCGAGCGACGCCTCCCGATGGTCGACGAATTCGTCCTCCGCACCCTCCATGCAGTTCGAAGCATCACGGCGACGCGACTCGCACGATTCTTTGGATTCGAAGGCAAGGATCTTGGAATTGTCATTTCTGACCTGCAGGCGCGGGGTCTCGTAGTTGTCGAGGACGACACGTTGACGCTCCACGCTTCCGCAAAGGAATTGTTCCGAACATCCAATGAATCTGCACCAACGATAACTTTCGCGGAACCGATGCATGCCGACGTATGGTTCGATCTGGTTACCAAGCATATGGCAAGTGGTCGTGGATTGCGGAATGTCCAGCACCTCATCTCTATTCCTGCACGCCAAAGTCTCGATGAAAATGAGGCAGGCGTGGCGTTCCATGACAACTTCCGGGAATACCTCCGCATAGCGCGCGGAGAAAAAAGCCCCGACGAATGGACGCTCTATTCCATACTCGATGTACATGCTGGACGTTACAGCTTCGTCCAAATCGGAGGCAGCGAAATTCTGCGGATCGAACCCGTACCCAAGATTGAAGCTCGTTTGCAACTTGACGACTATGACCGCGGAGGCAGGGCGAGACGGCTCACAGAAGCTATGGCCGTCGAATTGAGTACGCGCGACCAGGCAACTCCCAGCCAAGCGTCCTCGACGGAGTTCGCACGGTTGATGGGCAAAGACGACTTAGTGCGGTGGACGCGCCCGGACGGTTCGTTCGACCTCTCTAGCTGGTACGCCAACGAACTGAGATCTGGCGCAGACATCACAACACCGCTCATAGGCTACCCATACGTCGAAAGAAATAGAAAAGCAATAACGAAACTGCTCGACGAGGCGAAAGTCAATGTTAGCGAACAAGGCCGTTCTGAACTTTTGTGGCAACGGCCAGGCGGAACTCGCTGGGGAGCAACCGAAGACCTACCGACTATGCTGGAGTCACTTCGCTCGGCAATACGTGTACGTACAAAAGGAGCGAACCTTTCCACCGCGCTCATCTCTCCGGCCGCCGTCAACACTAGGGAAGCACTTCTCTTCACTCGCGTCTTCGATCGAGGTCTTCACGCTCCCGCGGGTGCATCTCCTCTTGCCCTCGAAGTTCTGATCGTTGCCGAGGCTGTTGCAGTGATCTCTGTCATGGTCGCGCTGAGTTCAACGATTCACGTTCCCATCGGGTACGCGACGATCGACAAGGAGTTAGTCAGGCGCATCACGGAGTTGAGTCGGCTACAGAAAACGGGAAGCGAGAGTACCCGTTTGTGGCCTAAAGCTGACCGATCGTAGTTGACCAGCAAGAGGCCGACCGAGCGTCGGCCTCATTGATGCAATATCGGACGGCATGCGAAGGCGAATCAGAACTAGCCTGCTCAAGCCTTGTCTCGTAAAACAACGAGACGTTGCGATTCTGTCAATCGTCAGGATGCGTGTCGCGCCATCATTCCGGTGTGGTGATTGCTTTTTCCCCGCATGGTCCTCAAGCAGATACAGCAAGGTACTGCCGCAAAGCAGCCCAATAGGTTTACCATTGGCAAGCTCGAATGCCGCCGCCCCATAACCGCTCGTGGTCACAAGGATTCCTTTTGACGATAGTTCACGCGCAACGCACAGACCGCTCTCCAGCGACGCTGGCGCCAACCATGTCCAATCGTCTCCCCATCTACTAGTGTTTGTGTCATCAGATCATGACGAATGAGACACAAGTCATGGGCTATGTCGAACTGCGAAGGCAGATGCTCGCTTTTTTTATTCCGGATTAGTTGATACAGGTTCTGCCAGACAGCATGTCGCTAGTTTTTGACTCGAGCGAACGCACTGCGCCAGCATCTGGTGCATCTGCTATAGATTCCACCGCTTTCGTACGGACGCCACTTCCCGGTCATAGTAGTCTACGATTCCTTCCGTGCGCTTTCCAGTCACGTCATCGCTTAAGGCGCTTAAGGTCGTCAAATGCCTTTGCCAGTTGTCACGAGCCGACTCAAGCCTTTTCAATAGATATGATGGTGTGTTTTTTTCTCGGGTTACTCTAAGACGCTGGGGATAGACACCTGTAACGACATACGGGCGGCGGGTACTACCAGCACCATAAGTCGAATTCTGGGCTGACCACAATGCATGTGGCAAACATTTTCCCCAACCCTTATCGAGAAGCTTTACGACGACACTCTCTGCCTCGAGGTCGCTCACCGGATAGAGAGTACCAATGTAGGCTCGCGCGCCTGCAAACACAAATCTAGCAGACAGTTCATGCCATGACACACAAGCATTGTTGATAACGACAGGGGAACCATGCTCAGCCAAGGCACGTGGGATTGCGATGTAATTATGGTCGTGCATGGCCATCGCGGCGGACATCCGAACTCGTTTAATTGTCTCCTTCTTCACCGGTTCTAATTCGTCGTTGCGTATTCTTTTTTCGTAGTCGCGAATCGCTGTTCCCACATGAAGTTTCGCTTTTGCTACCGGGTCGCTCCAGTCTACTCCATCAAGGGAGTGAAAGCGGGTGAACTGCACAACGTCAAGCTTGTCAGGATCTGCCGTCTGGCCAACGCCGACCGCTATATCAACCACCAGCTCTCGCTCAAAACCTTCGCTATCGATGAACTGATACGTCCAGCGGTATCCATCTGTATCCCCGCAGTGCGTCGCAAAAATCAGCAAGTCGTACGGGAACAGATGAACCATCTCAGTTATGTCGGTTACGGTAGCGCCAGCACCACGATATCCTCGAACGAACATCCCCCTTTCCGGCAAGATTTTCGCGGCCGCTTCTATCTCGGGCGCTCGAGTTCTTTCAGGATCCACCAGTACACCAATATTCACGCCACGGGTGCCTGGCTGCTCAGCCGAAAAACCATTAACGACTGCGATTCCCAAATCCGGATATGTGAAAAGATGAGTCGAGGGCAGCTCAGGGAAAGCAACCCCGAACGGGAGCGATCGCGTGAAGAAAGTCAATGCCCCTTGCTGAGGAAGTTCGAGATTTCCGCATAACGTTCTCAATTGCGACTCGAGCTCATCGCGGATACTCGCCTGCGATGCGCCTCCGAGGTCTATCGAGTAGTACCTCTCGAGCAGGCTGACCGCTTCAACGCTGTCGACCTGAGGAATGATCTGCAGACTCGCACCAAGCGCGAATGCATAGTTTGCTGCAATCACCTCTGAAAGCGGCTCTCCGGCCTCGCAGATGACCAGGTGATCGACCGTTCGAGGCGAATACGCGGCAACGGTAGGGGCCCCATCTCCAAATTCGATCAGACGCCCTTCGTAAAGGGCGCGCAAGACGCCCGCGCCGATGAAGCTGTGTCCCCAGCGTAGCGGTTCGCGGCCTCTCCGTTCCGAAGTTGCAAAGCTGCCAATGTCGTCTGAGATGCAAAGCGACACTCGATTCTTCGGTAGTTTTGCAGACATTGCCGCTGTGGAAACGTCGCTCAGTCCGGTGAGGACTATCTTTTTGGCGTCCAATCTGGCAAGGGCATTGTTCCGACGCAGAACCTCGGCGTCGGCATCGTCGCGCGTCATGCGAGGCCCATCAAGCACCGCGACATAAACACCTTTTCGCGCCAGCGAGCAAGAGAAGCGCGCGGCCAGCAACGGATCGTCAGTGACGATTGCCGTCTGATGAAGTGTCGGACATTTCGGCGACATCGGAAACAGGACTCTCAGAAATTTTGTAACGTTCTCTGATGAAGCGTCTTGCAAGCAACCGCAACACGTAAGACGCAACGCTCAATCGACGAATCTCCGCCGCGTCGTCGGCGTCTGAAGGACTTTTCAGGCTCGCATGCGCGACAGCCAGTCGGCACGCCTCCCAGATATAGTCCTCAGGTGAAGCGGCTCTGCAGTCCTCGAGGAAGGCACTCATGCGCACGTCGTCCGCGTGCGCCTCCTGCGCAATGCTCTGGAAACCCCGCCCGATCCACTTTTTAACCCGCTCGCTCTCCCGGTACCCCAGTTCTATAACCTTAAAGAAGCTCAGAACCGCGTAGCTAGTCAAGGATGCCGCTTCCGCATTCAGGCCTTCCCGATAGAGTGCCAACGCCCTACGTGCTTTGTCCTCCCCAAGTATCGTTCGGGAGAAAATCCAGGTATGCACTGTCGCAAAGGCGAGATCACGCTTTCTCACGGGCACCGGAATCG
This genomic interval from Paraburkholderia sabiae contains the following:
- a CDS encoding AAA domain-containing protein, translating into MPREIKGVDALSRAFPSEWLLYVSLNCFPRNQDPMEIDAVVVTDDQILLLEIKDWNGKLTSKGDRWFLNKAPRKRSAVIVSEEKARKLRSVIKGASNLAGAFAVEARVVFTGTADASHLPAQERARTLTLTEACLIGDPSQRYNYIPRGRIQLTKAHQLEAEFEKVFNNPRLFQRSEMDWSGYAVTEKDVFIHPRGVWHDHFSQRKSEPRIKGMVRTWSFDRLPVGLNSGEMRKLVALRETNVFGYLQDIQSDLITRNHVLKEAVAPDDEISTDHFEVRHLGPGWSPLDRYLVQQGDDLSLSDRLVIVSSLLNIVAHLHRDNVTHRDIGPRAVWIGSHSDLALTGFMSCQLPDKNSVMDWLADLRGYAPALPEDASAISSTGRQRDVYACTYLAAQILLGTAPPTDPERVVAALPPEASNLGDWFRRGMASNPAQRFIDAIELTDTFSAIVEDHTPDGFDAALLDRFESHVVPFTAWPPTGPSTTLGLKSIYPHEKDGQILIVKVWMSLGRNRSLASDSALLRLLQSVDLLRSAPIKGLPKFIAYGLSPVGLFVVYERSEGVPLAALTELPENASLPLALELLRAVSALHELGCEHGDISPGNMMINVDTGSVCLIDPFDVSPVGNGAVRTPTMCPTNWEHLNQAAIDRYAALKVTCMLLLLDPGEHAKKLLKDLATELDKPVIESLQVAISSLSKAIVAASAPAAREFILRSPALNYSFGNADKIYVRRKVGDSGLSTFLLTTPSAQLVLDGDGILLTHHRFRQTPFTALAYESASGHGDLPFRVRVEHGVESGFEELYAYLCGHERFATPKGEPQPSVRPPHFDVMWHWMKLVELEEDARVEIVITEILSVRDQMLVCTYENLGKDFDFDEEDIIEIYAGTRRIGRVDLTASALPVAIAITDTRGRISEGDRLRLAGRREQTSMDRRARAVRRILDYRSVVSNLIDYFDPHQQIRPTPYDVKPETEDLNTYHLNDGQKHAFRQVLAAGPVGLLQGPPGTGKTRFIASFVHWLLTRGGCQRILIASQSHEAVNNAIDSLLRLHKDRGTRPSLLRIGSKGITERIRPYHTAELRERYRVKFEAAAKFRFSQLSSSLGVDRAYSSDLFDLDKQVGTLARRCASIQEALKDDETQLAIDRERNRVQRSRVEDAFRSAFRAFAGREPDVSQALQEYEQLVENLAAEHSLISPADVTAACNALKLTNDWLHSLGSPGRNFEEFLAKTRSVVAATCVGVGQTRIRIDAQVFDWVIVDEAARCTPGELAVPIQMARRVLLVGDHLQLRPMFDREMLEDLSAYSPDVKQEELTRSDFERAFTSEYGLEVGVRLTEQYRMDPAICTMVSRCFYEAHDIRLDTSIDRQPTLKRSDIEAPWLSTPMVWIDTQSQQGHEEVQLEGDTTYHNPAEVDAVMTVLERLSEDRKLIEALAKLDDETPIGVICMYSGQKRQLESAWSRRPFDPKFRRLVRIDTVDSYQGKENAIVILSLVRSNQSGSTGHVGNENRCNVATSRAKERLIIVGNGKMWGKQVSSQSPMRLVLEHMNEHPSSSRVLSVEELS